One Tolypothrix bouteillei VB521301 DNA window includes the following coding sequences:
- the pflB gene encoding formate C-acetyltransferase encodes MFEQWQGFAPGLWMKEINVRDFIQKNYTPYNGDGSFLTQATEQTQKLWNQVVQFMKEEREKGILDADTEVVSTINSHAPGYIDRELEQIVGLQTEKPLKRAIMPFGGIRLVKNSLEAYGYKLAPKTEEIFTKYRKTHNDGVFSAYTREMRLARHSGIITGLPDAYGRGRIIGDYRRVALYGVDRLIDDKKQQLESLEVDAIDEPVIQLREEISEQISALFELKEMAVSYGFDISRPASDAKEAVQWLYLGYLAAVKEQNGAAMSLGRVSTFLDIYFERDLKKGIFTETQLQEFIDHFVMKLRMVRFLRTPDYNELFSGDPTWVTECVGGMGEDGRSLVTKNSFRILNTLYNLGPAPEPNLTVLWSERLPQEFKCFCAKVSKDTSSIQYENDDLMRPYWGDDYAIACCVSAMRIGKQMQFFGARVNLAKCLLYAINGGKDEKSGEQIGPAYAPVTSEYLDYEETLSKFERMMSWLAKTYVNTLNVIHYMHDKYSYERLEMALHDRDILRTMACGIAGLSVVADSLSAMKYAKVKILRNEANLAVNYQIEGDFPKYGNNDDRVDTIAAHLVTKFMNEVRKNKTYRNAVPTQSVLTITSNVVYGKKTGNTPDGRKAGEPFAPGANPMHGRDTKGAIASLASVAKLPYQHSQDGISNTFSIVPSALGKTEDIQIHNLVGMLDGYFHDGGHHINVNVLNRDMLLDAMEHPELYPQLTIRVSGYAVNFIKLTREQQLDVIKRTFHERM; translated from the coding sequence ATGTTTGAGCAGTGGCAAGGTTTCGCACCGGGCTTATGGATGAAGGAAATCAATGTCCGTGACTTCATCCAAAAAAACTACACTCCTTATAATGGTGATGGTTCCTTTCTGACACAAGCAACCGAACAAACTCAGAAGCTTTGGAACCAAGTCGTACAATTCATGAAGGAAGAACGGGAGAAAGGAATTCTGGATGCAGATACCGAAGTGGTTTCTACTATTAATTCCCACGCTCCCGGCTATATCGATCGCGAATTAGAACAAATTGTTGGTTTGCAAACCGAGAAACCTCTCAAGAGAGCTATTATGCCTTTTGGTGGGATTCGACTGGTGAAAAACTCTCTGGAAGCTTACGGTTACAAGCTCGCTCCAAAAACTGAGGAAATTTTTACTAAGTATCGCAAAACTCATAATGATGGAGTTTTTAGTGCCTATACTCGCGAAATGCGATTGGCGCGACACTCTGGAATTATTACTGGTTTACCCGATGCATACGGTCGTGGCAGAATTATTGGTGATTATCGTCGTGTTGCTCTCTACGGAGTTGACCGTTTGATTGATGATAAGAAGCAACAACTCGAATCCCTGGAGGTTGATGCGATAGACGAGCCAGTCATCCAATTGCGGGAAGAGATTTCCGAACAAATTAGCGCCTTGTTTGAACTCAAAGAAATGGCTGTGAGTTACGGCTTCGATATTAGCCGTCCTGCTAGTGATGCTAAGGAAGCCGTGCAGTGGCTTTACCTGGGTTACTTGGCTGCAGTTAAAGAACAGAATGGTGCTGCTATGTCTTTGGGGCGAGTTTCTACCTTCTTAGATATTTACTTTGAGCGCGATTTAAAGAAGGGGATTTTCACAGAAACCCAATTGCAAGAATTTATTGACCATTTTGTCATGAAATTGCGAATGGTTCGTTTTTTACGGACACCAGATTATAACGAACTTTTTTCCGGAGATCCAACTTGGGTGACAGAATGCGTTGGTGGTATGGGTGAAGATGGCAGATCTTTGGTCACTAAAAATAGTTTCCGCATCCTGAATACTCTCTATAATTTGGGACCAGCACCTGAACCTAATTTGACCGTTCTTTGGTCGGAACGTTTGCCTCAAGAGTTTAAATGTTTTTGTGCAAAAGTTTCTAAAGATACAAGCTCTATTCAGTATGAAAATGATGATTTGATGCGTCCTTACTGGGGCGATGATTATGCGATCGCTTGCTGTGTTTCTGCAATGCGAATTGGCAAGCAGATGCAGTTCTTTGGCGCACGCGTGAATCTCGCCAAGTGTTTGCTGTATGCAATTAATGGTGGAAAAGATGAAAAATCTGGCGAACAAATTGGACCTGCTTATGCGCCTGTGACTTCTGAATATTTGGATTACGAAGAAACGCTCAGCAAGTTTGAACGGATGATGAGTTGGTTGGCTAAGACTTATGTTAATACTTTGAATGTCATCCATTACATGCACGATAAATATTCTTACGAGCGATTGGAAATGGCACTGCATGACCGGGATATCCTTCGTACCATGGCGTGTGGGATTGCAGGATTATCTGTGGTTGCCGATTCACTTTCTGCTATGAAATACGCTAAAGTAAAAATATTGAGAAATGAAGCTAATTTAGCAGTAAATTATCAAATAGAGGGAGATTTCCCTAAATATGGGAACAATGATGACCGTGTAGATACTATTGCGGCTCACTTGGTTACCAAGTTTATGAATGAAGTCCGCAAGAACAAGACCTACCGGAATGCTGTTCCCACCCAGTCTGTGCTGACTATTACCTCTAATGTGGTTTATGGCAAGAAGACAGGCAATACCCCAGACGGAAGAAAAGCCGGAGAACCTTTTGCTCCAGGAGCTAACCCCATGCACGGACGCGATACCAAGGGTGCGATCGCATCTTTGGCATCCGTTGCCAAACTCCCTTACCAACACAGTCAAGATGGAATTTCCAACACCTTCTCGATTGTACCGTCTGCGTTGGGCAAAACAGAAGATATCCAGATCCATAACTTAGTGGGAATGCTAGATGGTTACTTCCATGATGGCGGTCACCACATCAACGTTAACGTTTTGAATCGAGATATGCTGTTGGATGCTATGGAGCACCCCGAACTCTATCCACAATTAACAATTCGCGTGTCCGGGTATGCTGTCAATTTTATCAAACTGACGCGAGAACAGCAGCTTGATGTAATTAAACGTACATTCCACGAACGGATGTAA
- a CDS encoding pentapeptide repeat-containing protein, translated as MNFLILKILILLVFIFITCFGWQSPVFAYKEEDLTKLVDTKQCVQCDLSNLKKLSYKKIDLNKANLQKANGIMTDFSGLSLNEVNLSNANLIDANLSQITAVRINLKEAQLNRANLSKANLNEGNLNNATLSDANLQEADFDRANLNNADLSRANLGNSDLYRANLKNANLNGASFKRAYLRGANMRYANLVKADLSHANLNSENEKEKTDLRNANLKGANLIEANLAGVDLRKSTLVNANLTNANLKFTQLNGSDLDRANLSLKKDAIVKINNQYVNTIQKIFALLPAIISKFS; from the coding sequence ATGAACTTCCTTATCCTCAAAATTCTTATTTTGCTAGTTTTCATCTTTATAACTTGTTTTGGATGGCAATCTCCTGTATTTGCCTATAAAGAAGAAGATTTGACTAAGCTTGTAGATACCAAGCAATGCGTTCAATGCGACCTTTCTAATTTAAAAAAGTTAAGTTACAAAAAAATTGACTTAAATAAGGCGAATCTTCAAAAAGCCAATGGGATAATGACGGATTTTAGTGGTCTTTCCCTTAATGAAGTTAATTTAAGTAATGCTAACCTGATTGATGCAAATCTTTCACAAATTACTGCTGTTCGTATCAATCTTAAAGAAGCTCAATTAAACAGAGCAAATTTAAGTAAGGCTAACCTCAATGAAGGAAATCTTAATAATGCTACTTTATCTGATGCCAATCTTCAAGAAGCTGACTTCGATCGGGCTAACTTAAATAATGCCGATTTATCTCGTGCTAATTTAGGTAATTCTGACCTCTATCGGGCTAATCTAAAAAATGCAAATTTGAATGGAGCGAGTTTTAAACGAGCATATTTAAGAGGAGCTAATATGCGATATGCAAATTTGGTAAAAGCTGATTTGAGTCATGCTAATCTTAATAGTGAAAATGAAAAAGAAAAAACAGATTTACGAAATGCTAATCTTAAAGGAGCTAATTTAATAGAAGCTAATTTAGCAGGTGTAGATTTGCGGAAATCTACTCTGGTAAATGCTAATTTGACTAATGCAAATTTAAAATTCACTCAGTTGAATGGCTCCGATCTAGATAGAGCTAATTTGAGTCTTAAGAAAGACGCAATTGTAAAAATTAACAATCAATATGTTAACACAATACAGAAAATTTTTGCTCTACTCCCAGCTATAATTAGCAAGTTTTCCTAG
- a CDS encoding FAD-dependent oxidoreductase, with amino-acid sequence MKRQHASLISLTLISSFIAPHSAIAAPPRNPDKTVNCDILVVGGGLSGTATAYEGLLAGRTVCLTELTDWLGGQISSQGTSALDERPTQRAKQYYSRGYLELRQRIERHYKGDLNPGDCWVSDSCYLPRDGHEILSAMLKDAEKRGRGKLQWLPNTVVKDLEYSSDGKLINAAIAIQHQPAKGAQPLNTFPLSQTIEDAYTYENSSRFTKSIIRLVPKPTKAKGNTNAPNWYVVDTSETGEIIALADVPYRLGIDARSYLEPSSSSATNDPYCTQGFTYTFAMEATEQPQNQTMPPFYQQYAPYYSYELKRLASFPLVFTYRRIWSPRDGEPMEFGGVKFSGPAPEDISMQNWTWGNDYRPGTSADNLIYTRQQLQASGQLKPGGWMGGLRTEALRKGEEIAQGYYYWLVAGTTDSQLGDGVKQVQPNNRYLSGLDSPMGTAHGLSKHPYMREGRRIIGRPSWGQPQGFSIWEIDISRRNYDDEYYRKTLPADEYRRLKAALAGLEAAAVLSGQQKPDNVARRTRSTIFPDAVGIGHYAIDFHPCMTQSPPEAPGNTERAGERRGAGQAYPFQIALRAMIPQKIDNLLVGGKSIATSHIAAAAYRVHSFEWSAGAAAGTTAAFALKNGIAPYQLVDELPKPEPQLQILKQLLEKNGNPTAFPDTSIFNQNWEDWK; translated from the coding sequence ATGAAGCGCCAACACGCATCGCTTATTTCTCTGACTCTCATCTCATCTTTTATCGCACCACATTCAGCGATCGCCGCACCACCAAGAAACCCAGATAAAACAGTCAATTGTGACATCCTAGTTGTGGGTGGTGGGCTTTCTGGTACTGCTACCGCGTATGAAGGGTTACTTGCAGGTAGAACAGTATGTCTGACAGAACTAACTGATTGGCTTGGAGGACAAATTTCTTCTCAAGGAACTTCGGCTTTGGACGAACGCCCAACCCAGCGAGCAAAACAATATTACTCCCGTGGTTACTTGGAATTACGCCAGCGCATTGAGCGTCATTATAAAGGAGACCTCAATCCCGGAGATTGCTGGGTAAGCGATTCTTGCTATTTACCTCGTGACGGTCATGAAATTTTGAGTGCTATGCTCAAGGATGCTGAAAAGAGGGGTCGAGGAAAACTGCAATGGTTGCCCAACACGGTTGTTAAAGATTTGGAATATAGCAGCGATGGTAAACTGATTAACGCCGCGATCGCTATCCAACATCAACCAGCCAAAGGAGCACAGCCCCTAAACACATTCCCCCTATCTCAAACTATTGAAGACGCCTATACCTACGAAAACTCTTCTCGGTTTACAAAAAGCATCATTCGCCTTGTTCCCAAGCCAACCAAAGCCAAAGGAAACACGAATGCACCAAACTGGTATGTCGTAGACACTTCAGAAACAGGGGAAATTATTGCCCTTGCTGATGTTCCTTACCGATTGGGTATTGATGCTCGTTCTTACTTGGAACCTTCTTCTTCTAGCGCCACCAATGACCCCTACTGCACCCAAGGCTTCACCTATACCTTTGCAATGGAGGCTACCGAGCAACCGCAAAATCAAACAATGCCCCCATTCTACCAACAGTACGCACCTTACTACAGTTATGAACTAAAAAGACTGGCAAGCTTTCCATTAGTATTTACTTACCGTCGTATTTGGAGCCCCAGAGACGGGGAACCGATGGAATTTGGAGGAGTCAAATTTTCTGGACCCGCCCCAGAAGACATTTCCATGCAAAACTGGACTTGGGGTAACGATTACCGTCCGGGAACTTCTGCAGACAACCTCATTTATACTCGCCAGCAGTTACAAGCCTCCGGACAGTTGAAACCAGGTGGTTGGATGGGTGGACTGCGGACAGAGGCGTTACGTAAAGGTGAAGAAATTGCCCAAGGCTATTATTATTGGCTGGTAGCTGGAACAACAGATTCCCAATTAGGTGATGGAGTCAAGCAGGTGCAGCCCAATAACCGCTATCTATCCGGGTTAGATTCTCCAATGGGGACAGCACACGGCTTATCAAAACATCCTTATATGAGAGAAGGAAGGCGCATTATTGGACGCCCCAGTTGGGGACAACCCCAAGGCTTTAGTATTTGGGAAATAGATATTTCCCGCCGCAACTATGACGACGAATACTACCGCAAGACACTACCTGCAGACGAATACCGCCGTTTAAAAGCTGCATTGGCGGGATTGGAAGCAGCAGCCGTGCTTTCCGGTCAGCAAAAACCTGATAATGTAGCCCGACGGACTCGTTCTACTATTTTCCCCGATGCTGTAGGTATCGGTCATTACGCCATTGACTTCCATCCCTGTATGACACAAAGTCCTCCAGAAGCACCTGGTAATACAGAACGTGCGGGAGAAAGACGTGGTGCGGGACAAGCTTATCCCTTCCAAATTGCTTTAAGAGCAATGATTCCACAAAAAATTGACAACTTATTAGTTGGTGGTAAAAGCATTGCTACCAGTCATATTGCTGCAGCCGCCTACAGGGTACACTCCTTTGAATGGTCTGCCGGTGCTGCAGCCGGAACAACAGCCGCTTTTGCTCTAAAAAATGGTATTGCACCTTACCAACTCGTTGACGAATTACCCAAACCAGAACCTCAACTCCAGATCCTAAAACAGTTGTTGGAGAAAAACGGTAATCCCACTGCTTTCCCCGATACCTCAATTTTCAACCAAAATTGGGAAGACTGGAAATAG
- a CDS encoding SDR family oxidoreductase, protein MSERWALAGKKALITGATKGIGRAIAEEFLALGAEVMIVARNRATMVQVLESWQAQDWKAHGVAADVATTEGRQTILSEIKSAFRDELDILVNNVGTNIRKKAVDYSLQEYASIFQTNLDSVFELCQLTYPLLKASKEGSIVNVGSVAGLTAVRTGAPYGMTKAALVQLTRSLAVEWAGDRIRVNTVAPWFIQTPLTEPLLNNSTFLESVLAKTPMGRIGKPEDIAGLVAFLCMPGAAYITGQCIAVDGGFTSFGF, encoded by the coding sequence ATGAGCGAGCGTTGGGCACTGGCTGGAAAGAAAGCGCTGATTACGGGAGCAACAAAAGGAATTGGGCGAGCGATCGCTGAAGAGTTTTTGGCTTTGGGTGCTGAGGTGATGATTGTCGCCCGTAATAGAGCAACGATGGTACAGGTATTAGAATCTTGGCAAGCACAAGATTGGAAAGCACATGGCGTTGCAGCAGATGTAGCAACCACAGAAGGTCGCCAAACCATTCTCAGTGAGATTAAATCCGCATTTAGGGATGAACTCGATATTTTAGTCAATAACGTTGGTACCAATATTCGCAAGAAAGCAGTGGATTATTCGTTACAAGAGTATGCATCGATCTTTCAGACCAATCTCGATTCGGTTTTTGAACTTTGTCAACTCACTTATCCGTTACTAAAAGCCAGCAAGGAGGGTAGCATTGTCAATGTTGGCTCAGTCGCCGGATTAACTGCCGTTCGCACAGGTGCTCCCTACGGTATGACAAAAGCCGCGCTAGTACAACTAACTCGTTCATTAGCGGTAGAATGGGCAGGCGATCGAATTCGTGTTAACACCGTTGCGCCTTGGTTTATCCAAACTCCGCTAACAGAGCCATTACTAAATAACTCAACCTTTTTGGAATCTGTGCTGGCAAAAACCCCGATGGGTCGTATTGGCAAACCGGAAGATATTGCTGGATTGGTCGCATTTTTGTGTATGCCCGGAGCAGCATACATCACGGGACAATGTATTGCTGTTGATGGTGGTTTTACTTCCTTCGGGTTTTAG
- a CDS encoding Acg family FMN-binding oxidoreductase, with the protein MSEIISSEPLSPWNVSEINFPKRGSPSEQLDFLINYAVLAPSQYNAQPWLFKIAHETIELYADRTRALPVIDPQDRELIMSCGAALYNLRLAIRHFGYIDVVKTFPNPDDPDLLAHVWLGSQRKQTEEEFLLFATIKQRHTNRLAFQNKPIPETLLAIMEKSVLEEGAWLHFIQEPDLRNGVADLVTEGDRIQLANPHFRRELAAWLHSSRNATHDGMPAYAQSIGELLDFTTPMIAHSNRTFDTGRGQAAKERELALGSPVFAVLGTEEETIVSWLNAGQALQRLLLLGQAVGVSASFLNQPIQVPELRPQLRSLLNTSGYPQILLRFGYGTEVKPTPRRIVSEVLRHE; encoded by the coding sequence ATGTCAGAGATAATATCGTCTGAACCTTTAAGCCCTTGGAACGTTTCAGAGATTAACTTTCCCAAACGCGGTAGTCCCTCCGAGCAGCTGGATTTTCTGATCAACTATGCCGTTCTAGCTCCATCACAATACAACGCTCAACCTTGGTTGTTTAAGATTGCCCATGAAACCATTGAGTTATATGCTGACAGAACCCGTGCTTTGCCCGTGATTGACCCCCAAGATCGGGAATTAATTATGAGTTGTGGTGCAGCGTTGTATAACTTAAGGTTAGCCATCAGACACTTTGGTTACATTGATGTCGTCAAAACATTTCCCAATCCAGACGATCCAGATCTATTAGCTCATGTCTGGTTGGGAAGTCAAAGAAAGCAAACAGAAGAAGAATTTTTGCTATTTGCCACCATTAAGCAACGGCATACAAACCGATTGGCTTTTCAAAATAAACCCATCCCGGAGACTCTCCTCGCTATTATGGAGAAGTCAGTACTTGAAGAAGGTGCATGGCTTCATTTTATTCAAGAGCCAGACCTTCGTAATGGGGTAGCAGATCTCGTTACAGAAGGCGATCGCATTCAGCTAGCAAATCCGCATTTTCGTCGGGAGCTTGCAGCATGGCTGCATTCAAGCCGCAATGCTACTCATGATGGTATGCCCGCTTACGCTCAAAGCATTGGGGAACTGCTAGATTTTACTACTCCTATGATAGCCCATAGCAACCGTACCTTTGATACTGGTAGGGGACAAGCCGCCAAAGAACGTGAATTAGCTCTGGGGTCGCCAGTATTTGCGGTATTGGGTACAGAAGAAGAAACCATTGTCAGCTGGCTGAATGCGGGACAGGCATTACAAAGACTGTTACTGCTCGGACAAGCAGTCGGTGTTTCCGCATCCTTCTTAAACCAGCCCATACAAGTTCCCGAACTGCGTCCGCAACTGAGAAGTCTTCTGAATACTTCAGGTTATCCCCAAATATTGCTGCGTTTTGGTTATGGGACTGAAGTCAAACCAACGCCCCGAAGGATAGTCAGTGAAGTGCTTCGCCATGAATAG
- a CDS encoding tetratricopeptide repeat protein, with translation MKSKNQIIFTLLLRSAIVFSPVVLSVGVASAQKPPSSSSEVAPAVLRQNRGQGGQWSEEQRSFVRTTILLNVWLGILTLIPVTTIASLLLLRRAAIRAIVDKAMERLEGLEELEKQLVTVKQESQKLIYEIKNVSSELEKEAETLQQKIKIEQESLSKVPFEISQSKEQILAELTGLVQKSQQEVQTLEAEFASYLSEFELQAQQKRNLTLNNLGDLESEVTSQIGEMKSGLQQEREITLDDLAKSRAEFSSQISNLHLDAERSKNKILENLEQLQAEFATQLTELKSGIQQQKDIALEDIAKSQSEFVSQISGLHSDAEKHRNKVLENLEQLQSEFATQLTELKSGIQQQKDIALGDLAKSQSEFASQMSGLHSDAEQRRNRVLENLEQLQSEFATQLTELKSGIQQQKDIALGDLAKSQSEFASQMSGLHSDAEQRRNRVLENLEQLQAEFATQLTELKSGIQQQKDIALGDLAKSQSEFASQISGLHSDAEQHKNQVLANLDRLQTEFAAQLSELKVGAQDKKNATNNSLIELENQLKSYASGFESDIEQQKNKVIESLRQLRTEFTSQLSKLRLDAQRKQKIILEDLEKSGNELTSQFSELKKDARQEKALVLEKLEQLESEFISQLSELQRDALQQKDSILEQVSDVASQASAESVTFVVEKKEHEEIQDKLQQPQEVSSEVISTVSPEPVSDRLIEIVPASTDTQTDSQVEEYIKQGETLFAQKNYEDALAAYNKAIEIQPNNAAAWLNRGMTLGRLKQYREAIDSYEQALKHKPDYHQAWVDVGVALGYLGRHKEALIAFKKATRVKPDDGVAWLNRGLALQELEQDEDAVVCFDKAIKFKPNSHKAWNNRGYSLVMLGRDDEAIESFDKALEIKPDYANAYYNKAICFAMQRQIESSLDNLQKAINLNPNFKEQAASDIDFDDIAADKRFQELVRE, from the coding sequence ATGAAGAGCAAAAATCAGATAATCTTCACCTTACTGTTGAGAAGCGCTATTGTCTTTTCACCTGTTGTCTTGTCCGTTGGTGTTGCTAGCGCTCAAAAACCACCATCCTCCTCCTCGGAAGTAGCTCCCGCCGTCTTAAGGCAAAATCGGGGACAAGGAGGACAATGGTCGGAGGAACAACGTTCCTTTGTGCGTACAACTATACTACTAAATGTTTGGCTTGGTATACTGACTCTTATTCCAGTTACAACGATCGCTTCGCTCCTGCTGTTACGACGGGCGGCAATCCGTGCAATTGTGGATAAAGCCATGGAACGGTTAGAGGGACTTGAAGAGTTAGAAAAACAACTAGTCACTGTCAAGCAGGAATCACAAAAACTTATATATGAAATTAAAAACGTTTCCTCCGAACTGGAAAAGGAAGCGGAAACTCTACAACAAAAAATCAAAATAGAACAAGAAAGTTTATCCAAAGTTCCATTTGAAATTTCTCAATCTAAAGAGCAGATATTAGCAGAACTCACAGGTTTAGTACAAAAATCTCAACAAGAGGTACAAACTTTAGAAGCTGAGTTTGCTTCTTACTTATCGGAATTTGAATTGCAGGCTCAACAGAAAAGAAACCTGACTCTGAATAATTTAGGAGACTTGGAATCTGAAGTAACATCTCAAATCGGTGAGATGAAATCGGGATTACAGCAGGAAAGAGAAATCACTCTTGATGATTTGGCAAAATCTCGAGCGGAATTTTCCTCTCAAATTTCAAATTTGCATTTAGATGCAGAACGAAGCAAGAATAAGATTCTAGAAAACTTAGAGCAATTGCAAGCAGAATTTGCTACTCAGTTAACAGAGTTGAAGTCAGGAATACAACAACAAAAAGATATTGCTCTTGAAGATATAGCTAAATCTCAGTCAGAGTTTGTTTCTCAAATTTCCGGTTTGCACTCAGATGCGGAAAAACACAGAAACAAAGTTTTGGAAAACTTAGAGCAATTGCAATCAGAATTTGCTACTCAGTTGACGGAGCTAAAGTCAGGAATACAACAGCAAAAAGATATTGCTCTTGGAGATTTGGCAAAATCTCAGTCAGAGTTTGCCTCTCAAATGTCTGGCTTGCACTCAGATGCAGAACAACGCAGAAACAGAGTTTTGGAAAACTTAGAGCAATTGCAATCAGAATTTGCTACTCAGTTGACGGAGCTAAAGTCAGGAATACAACAGCAAAAAGATATTGCTCTTGGAGATTTGGCAAAATCTCAGTCAGAGTTTGCCTCTCAAATGTCTGGCTTGCACTCAGATGCAGAACAGCGCAGAAACAGAGTTTTGGAAAACTTAGAGCAATTACAAGCAGAATTTGCTACTCAGTTAACAGAGCTAAAGTCAGGAATACAACAGCAAAAAGATATTGCTCTTGGAGATTTGGCAAAATCTCAATCAGAGTTTGCTTCTCAAATTTCCGGTTTGCATTCAGATGCAGAACAACATAAAAATCAAGTTCTGGCGAATTTGGATCGGTTACAAACAGAGTTTGCTGCTCAACTTTCTGAATTAAAAGTTGGTGCTCAAGACAAAAAAAATGCAACTAATAACAGTTTGATAGAGTTGGAAAATCAACTGAAATCCTATGCATCTGGATTTGAGTCTGATATAGAACAACAAAAAAATAAAGTTATTGAAAGTTTAAGGCAGTTGAGAACGGAATTTACTTCACAACTCTCTAAGTTGCGCTTGGATGCTCAAAGGAAACAAAAAATTATTCTTGAAGATTTAGAAAAATCAGGAAATGAACTGACTTCTCAATTCTCTGAACTTAAGAAAGATGCCAGACAAGAAAAAGCGCTCGTTCTGGAAAAGCTAGAGCAGTTGGAATCGGAATTCATTTCACAACTCTCTGAATTGCAAAGAGATGCCCTTCAGCAAAAAGACTCAATTCTCGAACAGGTATCTGATGTTGCTTCTCAAGCAAGTGCAGAGTCTGTAACCTTTGTGGTTGAGAAAAAAGAACACGAAGAAATACAGGATAAATTGCAACAACCGCAAGAGGTGAGCAGTGAAGTTATTTCTACTGTAAGTCCAGAACCTGTTAGCGATCGCTTAATTGAAATAGTTCCAGCATCTACTGATACTCAAACCGATTCTCAGGTAGAAGAATATATCAAACAGGGAGAGACTCTTTTTGCCCAAAAGAACTATGAAGATGCACTTGCTGCTTACAACAAAGCCATTGAGATTCAACCAAACAATGCAGCTGCTTGGTTAAACCGAGGGATGACTTTAGGAAGATTAAAACAGTATCGAGAGGCAATTGATTCCTACGAGCAAGCTTTGAAACATAAGCCTGATTACCATCAGGCTTGGGTTGATGTAGGTGTAGCGCTGGGATACTTAGGAAGACATAAGGAAGCTTTGATTGCTTTTAAAAAAGCTACGCGAGTTAAACCCGATGATGGAGTAGCTTGGTTAAATCGGGGTCTTGCATTGCAAGAGTTAGAACAAGATGAAGACGCAGTTGTTTGTTTTGATAAAGCTATCAAATTTAAGCCTAACTCTCATAAAGCTTGGAATAACCGAGGTTACTCTCTAGTTATGCTAGGGCGAGATGATGAAGCAATTGAAAGCTTTGATAAGGCATTGGAAATTAAACCAGATTATGCCAATGCCTACTATAACAAAGCTATCTGTTTTGCGATGCAGAGGCAGATTGAATCATCTCTGGACAATTTGCAAAAAGCAATTAACCTCAATCCTAACTTTAAGGAACAAGCAGCCAGTGACATAGATTTTGATGACATTGCAGCTGATAAGCGTTTCCAAGAGTTGGTAAGGGAGTAA
- the pflA gene encoding pyruvate formate-lyase-activating protein, with amino-acid sequence MLSRSSQTTTNSNSSLGYIHSVETCGTVDGPGIRFVIFTTGCPLRCLYCANPDCRHIEDGKLTSVDELIVEIQKYTSYMKASGGGVTLCGGEPLFQPDFVKEILKRCKELGIHTALDTSGFCELEIAKPVLEFVDLVLLDIKSFDRATYKKVTSVSIEPTLALAKYLSDINKPVWIRYVLVPGLTDETQNVEGVANFVATLKNVEKLEVLPFHKMGEYKWEQLGYEYKLKDTLPPTPEQVKKAVDIFKSRGIAVV; translated from the coding sequence ATGCTGAGTCGGTCTTCCCAAACAACAACCAACTCTAATAGCAGCTTAGGTTATATCCATTCTGTGGAAACCTGTGGTACAGTAGATGGTCCGGGTATACGTTTTGTAATATTTACTACAGGATGTCCCCTTCGTTGCCTTTATTGTGCAAATCCTGATTGTCGCCATATAGAAGATGGAAAACTAACCAGTGTTGATGAATTGATTGTAGAAATTCAAAAGTACACATCATATATGAAAGCCTCTGGAGGCGGCGTAACTCTTTGTGGAGGAGAACCTCTTTTTCAACCAGATTTTGTTAAAGAAATTTTGAAACGCTGTAAAGAGTTGGGAATTCATACTGCTTTAGATACATCGGGCTTTTGCGAGCTAGAGATAGCGAAACCCGTCTTAGAATTTGTTGATTTAGTGCTGTTAGATATCAAATCTTTTGATCGAGCAACATATAAAAAAGTCACTAGCGTTTCTATTGAACCAACACTAGCGCTTGCAAAATACTTAAGTGATATTAATAAGCCAGTCTGGATTCGTTATGTTTTAGTACCGGGACTTACAGATGAAACACAAAATGTCGAGGGTGTAGCTAATTTTGTGGCGACACTCAAAAATGTTGAAAAATTGGAAGTTTTACCGTTTCACAAGATGGGTGAATATAAATGGGAGCAACTAGGTTATGAATACAAGCTTAAAGATACATTACCTCCCACACCCGAACAGGTAAAGAAAGCTGTGGATATTTTCAAAAGCCGAGGAATTGCAGTGGTGTAA